In one window of Bemisia tabaci chromosome 6, PGI_BMITA_v3 DNA:
- the PlexB gene encoding plexin-B isoform X2, producing MGLEVLVAALFLNLLRGVGSHDSNLIVASFPSATQHGNCSVTRLNHLAVDSASGRIYVAGVNRLIQLNSNLRLEECKVTGPIEDSPLCHATGCTDNIPKTPTDNVNKVLILDPESKSVIACGSVSQGACVKYRMNISLSSDFVPNSIAANDENASTYAFIGPENYDKWKKSNVLYVGTTFTNRGDYRNDVPAISSRNLNDLNVFESNFKESLLQIDVKHRDHFLVKYVYGFNSSDFAYFVIIQKQSHLPGQEELGYTTRLARVCITDQNYDSYTEVTLQCFVRNSSNPDKEQKINYNLIQDAKILSAEDELAQSLGIDPGRPILVASFSPSRGISNDPAQQSALCVYSLQDIEMKFNENIHMCFNGTIKYRNMEYISGLISDGNCPTTGTAGNILNFCDVGLKISGVDPITAVASFHAPTDLITSVTVATTGRNVVAFLGTSTGSLKKVLLSSASRGILYEELILDKGKAILPDTTISPNQEFLYVLTTSKVLKINVEHCSGFTSCSTCLESKDPYCGWCSLERRCTVRSTCQKASHSSPRWLSLDAGQQCIDFEQILPDRIPINQMANVRLTIRTLPELPSNAKYRCVFGSADPIDASVTSFGLQCPTPEVSKRPSIPEGKDHVNVALSVRSSETNKDFVSRNFAFYDCSAHNKCSSCVQSQWACNWCVYENKCTHNASACQSTIISGVNNPAKLSMHGANACPRFRKPPTPILLPNGVPKEIILQVENLPHPQAGHSGFQCVVDIEDAKMMVPARVETDRFIVCDKTTYSYEANTGEYEATVTMVWNRNHHIDTIKVTLYKCEILGSHREHPDCSLCMTRNVKYKCTWCINSCMFFESCLQPPAQECPKPRIDMIKPLSGPVEGGTLVTIEGSNLGLKEQDVAGKIHIGKTPCRLTEYEVSVKIVCKTGASDIEKVASVVVGNDAGLTESSVHFSYKSVKLEGVTPMIGPVSGGTQLAITGQHLNIGSHVSAYLDELPCLVNITQASSTRITCITSRSHAPRPINVLTVSIDGANRTLASRPFIFKADPTILEIKPLMSFISGGRMITVHGTNLDTIQKPEMVVFVESINNPINKTECVVLNTAQMECPSPAINQQFHRASTRLHRRRSLSSPKLHVFHLSLKIGFIMDSVETVTDLEKHFKGLPSHLRYVDDPKFFQFLNNVKLYKGDTLVIEGENLNLASDETDVNVTIGTVACNVTSLASSQLVCTPPLVQPEPTDENGFATHTGLPLVVVRVGRSLRFRIGYLRYEMITPYFFPPEAIAGIITGAVCLLFVFIVVLIVYRRKSTQAEREYKRIQIQMDTLESNVRSECKQAFAELQTDMTDLTADLESSGIPTLDHNDYILKVFFPGVRDHPILNDPKVRMNAPPTNYDAAMIQFEQLMNNKYFVLTFIDTLESQKTFNIRDKVNVASLLMVVLMNKMEYATDVLRCLLLRLIEKSVETKHPQLMLRRTESVVEKMLTNWMALCMYKYLKDYAGSSLFLLYKAIKHQIEKGPVDALTHDARYSLSEERLLREQIEHSVVTVHMIQDDVDEKVQCKVLDCDTISQVKSKILDALYKNTPFSLRPSIHDVDLEWRHGRGGHLTLQDEDLTTKTVCGWRRLNTLAHYGVKESAVMSLIPRQNETYHANLEKTFQNCTGPYHFTNSLSAEVMTNGDLETGMNANLYHLVRPIDDHQFQTSKTSERTHKAIPEIFLTRLLSTKGTIQKFVDDFFSTVLTANEALPPAVKWLFDLFDEAAKKHNIADPEVVHAWKSNSLPLRFWVNFIKNPDFIFDINKTPTVDACLSVIAQTFMDSCSTTNHRLGKDSPSNKLLFAKDIPHYREAVTRFYYEIQLMPQITDQDLSATMSQLSCMQSSSFHTVSALKELYIYVSKYSDQIFESLEADTYCSKMHLAHKLENVACTLEGEETSAC from the exons ATGGGTTTAGAGGTACTAGTGGCAGCGctatttttgaatttgttgCGTGGAGTGGGTAGTCATGATTCCAACCTGATTGTTGCCTCTTTCCCCTCTGCCACACAACATGGTAACTGCTCCGTCACCAGGTTGAATCATCTGGCTGTTGACAGTGCATCGGGCCGCATTTATGTTGCGGGTGTCAATCGGCTGATTCAACTCAATTCAAATCTGCGTTTGGAAGAATGCAAAGTGACTGGGCCCATAGAAGATAGTCCTCTGTGTCATGCTACCGGGTGTACTGATAATATCCCCAAAACACCCACCGATAATGTGAACAAAGTGCTTATTCTTGACCCTGAATCTAAGTCTGTGATAGCTTGTGGCTCTGTATCCCAAGGAGCATGTGTAAAATaccgtatgaatatttctctctcATCTGACTTTGTTCCTAATAGTATTGCTGCCAATGATGAAAATGCCTCCACTTACGCTTTCATTGGCCCAGAAAATTATGacaagtggaaaaaatcaaatgtcCTCTATGTTGGAACGACATTTACGAACCGTGGTGACTATCGGAATGATGTTCCTGCTATCTCCAGCCGAAATCTAAATGATTTAAATGTGTTCGAAAGTAACTTCAAAGAGTCTCTTCTTCAGATCGATGTCAAACATCGAGACCACTTTTTAGTTAAATATGTCTACGGTTTTAATTCAAGCGATTTTGCTTATTTTGTGATAATTCAGAAACAGTCTCATCTACCTGGACAAGAAGAGCTGGGATATACGACAAGGCTAGCACGAGTCTGCATAACAGACCAGAATTATGATAGCTACACAGAGGTAACACTACAATGTTTTGTAAGAAATTCATCAAATCCTGACAAGGAGCAGAAAATAAACTACAATTTAATTCAAGATGCCAAAATTCTGTCAGCTGAAGATGAACTCGCGCAAAGCCTTGGCATTGATCCTGGAAGACCAATCTTAGTAGCTTCCTTTTCACCTAGTAGAGGCATTTCCAACGATCCAGCACAGCAGTCAGCACTATGTGTCTACAGCTTACAAgatattgaaatgaaattcaatgaaaatatacACATGTGCTTCAATGGAACGATCAAGTATCGAAATATGGAGTACATATCAGGACTCATCTCTGATGGCAACTGTCCAACCACAGGA ACTGCCGGAAACATCTTGAACTTCTGTGATGTTGGTTTGAAAATATCAGGTGTTGATCCCATCACAGCTGTGGCATCATTCCATGCACCAACGGATCTGATAACCTCAGTCACTGTTGCAACAACTGGCCGCAATGTAGTTGCATTTTTGGGGACCTCTACTGGATCTTTGAAGAAA GTGCTATTATCAAGTGCATCAAGAGGCATACTATACGAAGAATTGATACTTGACAAAGGCAAAGCCATTCTGCCAGACACAACCATCAGTCCTAATCAAGAATTCCTCTATGTTCTGACAACTTCAAAG gtctTGAAAATAAACGTGGAGCATTGCAGTGGATTTACAAGCTGTTCCACCTGTCTAGAATCCAAAGATCCATATTGTGGCTGGTGCTCTCTCGAAAGGAG atgcaCTGTGCGGAGCACTTGTCAGAAAGCAAGCCACAGTTCACCTCGGTGGCTTTCCTTAGATGCTGGGCAACAATGCATAGACTTCGAGCAGATCTTGCCTGATCGAATTCCGATCAACCAAATGGCTAAT GTGAGGCTAACAATTCGCACACTTCCAGAGTTACCATCAAATGCCAAGTATCGATGTGTTTTTGGCTCAGCGGATCCGATTGATGCATCAGTCACTAGTTTTGGCCTCCAATGTCCAACACCAGAGGTTAGCAAACGACCCAGCATCCCAGAGGGCAAAGATCACGTAAATGTTGCTTTATCAGTGAGATCTTCGGAAACCAACAAAGACTTTGTAAGCAGGAACTTCGCATTTTATGACTGCTCAGCTCACAACAAATGCTCATCTTGTGTCCAGTCCCAATGGGCTTGCAATTGGTGTGTCTACGAAAACAAGTGTACACACAATGCCTCAGCTTGTCAATCAACAATTATCAGCGGTGTGAAT aatccaGCGAAACTATCGATGCATGGAGCAAATGCTTGCCCGAGATTCAGAAAACCACCCACTCCCATTCTGCTTCCCAACGGTGTACCGAAGGAGATTATTTTGCAAGTAGAAAACTTGCCACACCCTCAGGCTGGTCATTCAGGTTTTCAGTGTGTTGTTGACATAGAGGATGCAAAAATGATGGTGCCTGCTCGTGTCGAAACGGATCGATTTATTGTCTGTGATAAAACAACT tattcttATGAAGCTAACACCGGTGAGTACGAGGCAACAGTGACTATGGTATGGAACCGTAATCATCACATCGATACAATCAAAGTGACTCTGTACAAGTGTGAAATACTCGGTTCACACAGAGAACATCCCGATTGTTCATTGTGCATGACGAGGAATGTCAAGTATAAATGTACCTGGTGTATCAACTCATGTATGTTCTTCGAATCTTGCCTACAACCACCAGCCCAGGAGTGTCCCAAGCCTAGGATTGATATG ATCAAACCTCTGAGCGGTCCTGTGGAAGGAGGCACTCTAGTTACTATTGAGGGAAGTAACCTTGGTTTGAAAGAACAAGATGTGGCTGGAAAAATTCACATAGGAAAAACTCCTTGCCGCCTTACTGAGTATGAAGTCTCCGTCAAGATCGTTTGTAAAACTGGTGCATCCGATATTGAAAAAGTTGCGTCTGTCGTTGTCGGTAACGATGCAGGATTAACAGAATCTTCCGTCCATTTTAGCTATAAG AGTGTGAAACTAGAAGGAGTTACGCCAATGATTGGTCCAGTCAGCGGGGGCACCCAGTTAGCAATAACAGGCCAGCATTTGAACATAGGGAGCCATGTCAGTGCTTATTTGGATGAGCTTCCTTGTTTAGTGAACATCACACAAGCTTCCAGCACTCGGATCACGTGCATCACTTCTCGCTCTCATGCCCCTCGGCCAATCAACGTGCTAACTGTCTCCATCGATGGTGCCAATAGAACTCTAGCCAGTCGGCCGTTCATCTTCAAGGCTGATCCAACAATACTCGAAATCAAACCTTTAATGAGCTTTATCTCTGGCGGTCGAATGATAACAGTTCACGGCACCAACTTGGACACAATTCAAAAACCTGAAATGGTTGTCTTCGTGGAATCCATCAACAATCCCATTAATAAAACT GAATGCGTTGTTCTGAATACTGCCCAAATGGAATGTCCTTCCCCGGCCATCAATCAGCAGTTTCATAGAGCGTCGACGAGACTCCATCGGCGCCGCTCCCTCTCCTCCCCAAAGTTACATGTCTTTCATTTATCTCTCAAAATTGGTTTCATCATGGACAGCGTGGAAACAGTGACTGACTTGGAGAAGCACTTCAAAGGCCTCCCGTCACACTTGCGCTATGTGGATGACCCCAAGTTCTTTCAGTTcctaaataatgtaaaattgtaCAAAGGGGATACTTTGGTTATTGAG GGTGAAAATTTAAACTTAGCCAGTGATGAGACTGATGTTAATGTAACAATCGGCACTGTTGCGTGCAATGTTACATCATTAGCGAGCAGTCAGTTGGTCTGTACACCACCTCTGGTTCAGCCAGAACCAACTGATGAAAACGGATTTGCTACACATACAGGGCTTCCTCTTGTTGTT GTTCGAGTCGGACGAAGTTTGCGGTTTCGAATTGGTTATCTACGTTATGAAATGATTACGCCATACTTCTTCCCCCCGGAAGCAATTGCTGGAATTATTACCGGTGCTGTGTGCCTTCTTTTTGTATTCATTGTTGTTCTCATTGTGTACAGGCGTAAATCAACGCAAGCTGAGCGCGAGTACAAACGTATACAGATACAAATGGACACGTTAGAAAGTAATGTTCGGTCAGAGTGCAAACAAG CTTTTGCAGAGTTACAAACTGATATGACTGACCTTACTGCTGATTTGGAATCTTCAGGCATTCCAACTTTGGATCATAATGATTATATTTTGAAGGTATTTTTCCCCGGTGTCAGAGATCATCCAATTCTCAATGATCCAAAG gTGCGGATGAATGCTCCTCCAACTAATTATGATGCGGCAATGATACAATTTGAGCAGCTCATGAACAACAAATACTTTGTATTAACTTTTATTGACACTCTAGAATCTCAAAAAACTTTTAACATTCGTGACAA AGTGAATGTAGCATCATTACTAATGGTAgtattaatgaataaaatggaGTATGCAACAGATGTCCTTCGCTGTCTGCTGCTGAGGCTCATTGAAAAATCAGTCGAAACCAAGCATCCACAGCTAATGTTGCGACGAACTGAATCAGTCGTCGAAAAGATGTTAACCAACTGGATGGCACTCTGCATGTATAAGTATCTCAAAGATTATGCAGGTTCATCCCTATTTCTACTGTACAAAGCTATTAAGCATCAAATAGAAAAAGGACCAGTTGACGCGTTAACACATGATGCTAGGTACTCCCTCTCAGAGGAGAGACTATTACGAGAGCAGATTGAACACAGCGTTGTG ACTGTACATATGATACAAGATGATGTTGATGAAAAAGTCCAGTGTAAAGTCTTAGATTGTGATACAATAAGCCAAGTAAAATCAAAAATACTAGATGCTTTATACAAAAATACACCTTTCTCTTTAAGGCCTTCCATCCATGATGTTGATCTTG AATGGAGACATGGAAGAGGGGGTCACCTAACCTTGCAAGATGAGGATCTGACAACAAAAACGGTTTGTGGTTGGCGCAGACTAAACACTTTGGCACATTATGGTGTCAAAGAATCGGCTGTGATGTCTCTTATACCTCGTCAAAATGAAACGTACCATGCAAATCTGGAAAAGACCTTTCAAAATT GCACCGGTCCGTACCACTTCACAAATTCTCTCTCAGCAGAGGTGATGACAAATGGGGACCTGGAGACAGGAATGAATGCAAATTTGTATCATTTGGTGCGGCCCATAGATGATCATCAGTTCCAGACAAGTAAAACGAGTGAGCGTACGCACAAAGCCATCCCAGAGATATTTCTCACAAGGTTGCTCTCAACAAAAGGCACGATCCAGAAATTTGTTGATGACTTTTTCAGCACAGTTCTCACAGCAAATGAAGCTCTCCCACCTGCAGTCAAATGGTTATTTGATCTGTTTGATGAAGCTGCTAAGAAACACAATATTGCCGATCCAGAGGTCGTGCATGCTTGGAAATCGAATAG tcttCCGCTGAGATTTTGGGTGAACTTTATcaagaatcctgatttcatttttgatataAATAAAACACCTACAGTTGATGCATGTTTATCAGTCATTGCTCAAACATTCATGGATTCTTGCTCTACAACCAACCATAGGCTAGGCAAAGACTCACCATCCAATAAATTATTGTTTGCAAAAGATATTCCTCATTATCGGGAAGCAGTTACCAG GTTTTACTACGAAATTCAATTAATGCCTCAGATAACGGACCAGGATCTAAGTGCCACCATGTCACAACTATCTTGTATGCAATCTAGCAGTTTCCATACAGTGTCAGCTTTAAAAGAGTTGTATATTTATGTATCCAAGTATAGCGATCAG atCTTTGAATCCCTCGAAGCTGATACTTATTGTAGTAAAATGCACTTAGCACACAAGTTAGAAAACGTTGCTTGCACTTTGGAAGGTGAAGAGACATCGGCATGCTGA